From one Montipora capricornis isolate CH-2021 chromosome 10, ASM3666992v2, whole genome shotgun sequence genomic stretch:
- the LOC138021044 gene encoding neurexin-4-like, with protein MNGQNGAGVTVMSHDSEKRTLVDGCNEPGCYSRDIHYTGVSLSKLAMLTRVSAHCEQCIKYECYHSKLLASSHDPRGWWVSRDSNKMTYWGGATPGSGKCACGMTLSCAGHTKVCNCDKNDAKWREDGGLLTDKSTLPVKQLRFGDAGKTRKNRNERGFHTFGKLKCYGVV; from the coding sequence ATGAATGGCCAGAATGGAGCTGGCGTGACAGTCATGAGTCACGACAGTGAGAAGAGAACATTGGTAGATGGGTGCAATGAGCCTGGATGCTACTCACGTGACATTCATTACACCGGAGTGAGTCTGTCCAAACTGGCGATGCTCACGAGAGTCTCAGCACACTGCGAACAGTGTATCAAGTACGAGTGTTATCACTCTAAATTGCTTGCATCCAGTCATGATCCCCGTGGATGGTGGGTATCCCGAGATTCAAACAAAATGACGTACTGGGGCGGAGCAACTCCTGGAAGTGGCAAATGCGCATGCGGAATGACTTTGTCATGTGCAGGACATACGAAAGTTTGTAATTGTGACAAAAATGACGCAAAGTGGCGTGAAGACGGCGGACTGCTCACTGATAAGTCCACTCTTCCAGTTAAACAGCTCAGATTTGGGGATGCAGGGAAGACAAGAAAAAATCGAAATGAAAGAGGCTTCCATACGTTTGGGAAGTTGAAGTGTTACGGCGTCGTTTAG